From Candidatus Krumholzibacteriia bacterium, a single genomic window includes:
- a CDS encoding protein kinase gives MIGRTLAHYRITALIGRGGMGEVYRARDTKLDRDVALKILPAAMADDPARLDRFLREAKAVAGLNHPHIVHMYSVEESDGVRFLTMELVEGEELGSILEGGALPATKVVEIGIAVADALDEAHAKGIVHRDLKPANVMITDDGRVKVLDFGLAKLARTTPEEDDATCVLELTQQGSVLGTVPYMSPEQLRGQEVDARSDLFSLGILLYELMAGRRPFEGTNAADLTSSILKDEPTPLPEADSSFPAPLSEIVHACLAKRREDRPVTAAAVRDALETLRRELESTVEATRTVTGPVTTPSRSRGPRLALTGALLIAALAVLWWGSQSGPTSPDAQDRPIVAVLPFENLGAPVDEYFAAGITDEITSRLALIEGLGVISRTSARVYANTEKSIREVGAELGAGYVLEGAIRWDKSREPGRVRISSRLIRAADDTNLWLENYEREVDQIFELQSAIAARIAEALDVTLLLPVREALDDRPTENMDAYRAYLEGHEQLDAPGFSREGFELGVQMFERATTLDPRFALAYARLSSMHSRMYHYGFDRTRTRLRAARLAADRALALEPNLAEGHLALGHYHYWGTREYDLALAELERAREIEPNNSEVWLTTAYVKRRQGAMEEAIQLLERDRELSPLDPNVVVALGETHGTLRQYPEAEEAFRRAMALAPDDPYPYTELALLELRWRGDPAAARAILGRMPTVDNDESRRVRFLVELLDRRFDAALEALAGSRTRAFEAGSFYQPIALLEGLVHRARGDEDSARASLLSARATLERALEGDPGDHRMLAALGLIEAGLGRASEAVRHAERAVALYPLESDALGAPVQVVNLALVHALLGNADASVRALRDVLSIPSPMSVAWLEIDPRWDAVRSSDAFEALLEEFQEQ, from the coding sequence TTGATCGGCCGGACCCTCGCCCACTACAGAATCACGGCGCTCATCGGCCGCGGAGGCATGGGCGAGGTCTATCGCGCCCGCGATACGAAGCTCGATCGCGACGTCGCCCTCAAGATCCTGCCCGCGGCCATGGCCGACGATCCCGCCCGCCTCGATCGCTTCCTTCGCGAAGCGAAGGCCGTCGCCGGTCTCAACCACCCGCACATCGTACACATGTACTCGGTCGAGGAGAGCGACGGCGTCCGTTTCCTCACCATGGAACTCGTCGAGGGCGAAGAACTCGGCTCGATCCTCGAGGGTGGGGCACTGCCGGCCACGAAGGTCGTCGAGATCGGCATCGCGGTGGCCGATGCCCTGGACGAAGCGCACGCCAAGGGCATCGTCCATCGTGATCTGAAGCCGGCCAACGTGATGATCACCGACGACGGTCGCGTGAAGGTCCTCGACTTCGGTCTTGCGAAGCTCGCACGGACCACCCCCGAGGAAGACGACGCCACGTGCGTGCTCGAACTGACGCAGCAGGGATCGGTGCTGGGCACTGTGCCGTACATGTCGCCCGAGCAACTCCGCGGACAGGAGGTCGATGCGCGCAGCGATCTCTTCTCGCTCGGCATCCTGCTGTACGAGCTGATGGCTGGGCGTCGCCCCTTCGAGGGAACGAATGCCGCCGATCTCACCTCTTCGATCCTCAAGGACGAACCCACTCCACTGCCCGAGGCCGACTCGTCGTTTCCCGCACCGCTCTCGGAGATCGTCCACGCCTGTCTGGCCAAGCGTCGCGAGGATCGCCCGGTGACGGCGGCCGCCGTGCGCGACGCACTGGAGACCCTGCGGCGCGAACTCGAGTCCACGGTCGAAGCGACGCGCACCGTGACGGGACCGGTGACGACGCCCTCGCGCTCGCGCGGACCACGCCTGGCCCTGACCGGCGCGCTCCTGATCGCCGCGCTCGCAGTCCTGTGGTGGGGTTCGCAAAGCGGTCCGACCAGTCCGGACGCCCAGGACCGACCGATCGTCGCCGTTCTGCCCTTCGAGAACCTGGGCGCACCCGTCGACGAGTACTTCGCCGCGGGCATCACCGACGAAATCACCTCGCGTCTGGCCCTGATCGAAGGGCTCGGCGTCATCTCACGGACGAGCGCACGCGTCTACGCGAACACCGAGAAGTCGATCCGGGAAGTGGGCGCCGAGCTCGGCGCCGGCTACGTCCTCGAGGGAGCCATCCGGTGGGACAAGAGCCGCGAGCCCGGGCGCGTGCGGATCTCCTCGCGACTCATCCGCGCGGCCGACGATACGAACCTCTGGCTGGAGAACTACGAGCGAGAGGTCGACCAGATCTTCGAACTGCAGTCGGCCATCGCCGCGCGCATCGCCGAGGCGCTCGACGTCACGCTGCTGCTGCCCGTCCGCGAGGCTCTCGACGACCGACCGACCGAGAACATGGATGCCTACCGGGCGTATCTCGAGGGACACGAGCAACTCGACGCGCCGGGCTTCAGCCGCGAGGGATTCGAACTCGGCGTGCAGATGTTCGAGCGTGCGACCACGCTCGACCCGCGCTTCGCCCTGGCCTACGCGCGTCTGTCGTCGATGCACTCCCGCATGTACCACTACGGCTTCGATCGCACTCGCACTCGACTCCGAGCTGCCAGGCTCGCCGCAGATCGTGCCCTGGCCCTGGAGCCGAACCTGGCGGAAGGTCACCTCGCACTCGGCCACTACCACTACTGGGGGACGCGGGAATACGACCTCGCTCTGGCCGAGCTCGAACGCGCACGGGAGATCGAACCGAACAACAGCGAGGTCTGGCTCACCACCGCCTACGTCAAACGTCGACAGGGCGCGATGGAGGAAGCGATCCAGTTGCTGGAACGCGATCGGGAACTCAGTCCGCTCGACCCGAACGTCGTGGTGGCGCTGGGCGAGACGCACGGTACGCTTCGTCAGTACCCCGAAGCGGAAGAGGCCTTCCGACGAGCCATGGCCCTGGCCCCCGACGACCCCTACCCGTACACCGAACTCGCGCTCCTCGAACTGCGCTGGCGTGGCGATCCCGCGGCGGCCCGCGCAATCCTGGGTCGAATGCCGACCGTCGACAACGACGAGAGTCGGCGGGTCCGCTTCCTCGTCGAGCTGCTCGACCGTCGCTTCGACGCGGCTCTCGAAGCACTTGCCGGTTCTCGGACGAGAGCGTTCGAGGCCGGCTCCTTCTACCAGCCCATCGCTCTGCTCGAGGGACTGGTTCACCGCGCGCGTGGTGACGAAGACTCCGCGCGCGCGTCCCTCCTTTCCGCGCGCGCGACCCTCGAACGGGCACTCGAGGGAGACCCGGGAGATCACCGTATGCTCGCCGCACTCGGCCTGATCGAGGCAGGGCTCGGTCGCGCTTCCGAGGCCGTACGCCACGCCGAGCGCGCGGTCGCTCTCTACCCGTTGGAGAGCGACGCACTCGGTGCTCCGGTGCAGGTCGTGAATCTCGCACTCGTGCACGCATTGCTCGGCAACGCCGACGCCAGCGTACGGGCTCTGCGCGACGTCCTCTCGATCCCGTCGCCGATGTCGGTGGCCTGGCTGGAGATCGATCCACGGTGGGACGCGGTGCGCTCCTCCGACGCGTTCGAAGCATTGTTGGAGGAGTTCCAAGAGCAGTAG